One window of the Trifolium pratense cultivar HEN17-A07 linkage group LG2, ARS_RC_1.1, whole genome shotgun sequence genome contains the following:
- the LOC123906129 gene encoding uncharacterized protein LOC123906129, with the protein MGSLNNNSIDTVNAAATAIVTAESRVQPTTAPKKRWGSCFSLPSCFGSHNKTSKRIGHAVLVPEPVAPTVPVANAAPNPSPTIVMPFIAPPSSPASFLQSDPPSSTHSPAAGLLSLSSLSVNAYSTCGPASIFTIGPYAYETQLVSPPVFSNFTTEPSTANFTPPPESVQMTTPSSPEVPFAQLLASSLALKGNGTHKFALYNYEFQPYQQYPGSPGAQLVSPGSVISTSGTSSPFPDRRSSLEFQKGEAPKILGFEHFSTRRWSGSRMGSGSLTPEGAGHGSRLGSGSLTPDCASHASRLGSGCATPDGLGQESRLGSGTLTPDGAGPTTRETFNVLNQIPEGVFVANSDHGYQSNPTLVDHRVSFELTGEDVARCLANKTGALLRNMSSSSQGILAKDPIDREKILKDTNTCCDVCSGKTIEGEQCCQKRNSVSSSKEFNFDSRKGDVSGTSSNGSVWWTNKKGGRSGNSWAFFPMLQPDIS; encoded by the exons ATGGGAAGCCTCAACAACAACAGCATCGATACTGTTAACGCTGCTGCCACCGCCATCGTCACCGCCGAATCCAGAGTCCAACCTACCACCGCACCG AAGAAACGATGGGGAAGCTGCTTTAGCCTGCCGTCTTGCTTTGGATCTCATAATAAAACCAGCAAGCGAATAGGTCATGCTGTCCTTGTTCCTGAACCTGTTGCACCGACAGTTCCAGTTGCTAACGCCGCACCGAATCCTTCACCTACCATTGTAATGCCTTTCATCGCTCCTCCGTCTTCTCCTGCATCGTTTCTCCAATCTGATCCACCGTCTTCAACTCACTCACCAGCGGCTGGATTACTTTCACTCAGTTCTCTCTCTGTCAATGCTTACTCTACTTGTGGCCCTGCATCGATTTTTACCATAGGTCCATATGCTTATGAGACGCAGTTAGTTTCACCCCCAGTATTTTCCAACTTCACGACTGAACCgtcaactgctaattttactCCTCCACCTGAATCTGTACAGATGACAACACCGTCGTCTCCTGAGGTTCCATTTGCTCAATTGTTGGCATCTTCGCTGGCTCTTAAAGGTAACGGGACACACAAGTTTGCATTATACAATTACGAGTTTCAGCCTTATCAACAATATCCTGGAAGCCCCGGTGCTCAACTTGTATCACCTGGATCAGTTatttcaacttctggaacctcCTCGCCTTTCCCTGATAGACGCTCATCACTTGAATTCCAAAAAGGGGAAGCACCAAAGATCTTGGGTTTCGAACACTTCTCCACTCGAAGATGGAGTGGTTCAAGGATGGGATCCGGATCGTTGACACCAGAAGGTGCAGGGCATGGTTCAAGACTAGGTTCGGGATCTTTGACACCCGACTGTGCTTCACATGCATCACGATTGGGTTCTGGCTGTGCAACACCAGATGGTCTAGGGCAGGAATCCAGATTAGGTTCAGGCACTTTGACTCCTGATGGCGCTGGTCCAACTACTCGAGAAACCTTCAATGTTCTAAACCAGATTCCTGAGGGTGTATTTGTTGCAAACTCGGATCACGGATATCAGAGTAATCCAACATTAGTTGATCACAGAGTTTCGTTTGAATTAACTGGCGAAGATGTTGCACGATGTCTCGCAAATAAAACAGGAGCATTACTTCGAAATATGTCTAGTTCTTCTCAGGGTATACTGGCCAAAGACCCTATTGACAGAGAAAAGATACTAAAAGACACCAATACTTGTTGCGATGTTTGTTCAGGGAAAACAATAGAAGGCGAGCAGTGCTGTCAGAAGCGTAACTCTGTTAGTTCTTCCAAAGAATTCAATTTCGACAGCAGAAAAGGCGATGTTTCTGGAACATCTTCGAATGGCTCTGTGTGGTGGACTAACAAAAAAGGTGGTAGATCGGGCAATAGTTGGGCGTTCTTCCCAATGTTACAACCAGATATCAGCTAA